The nucleotide sequence GGTCAGTACGGGTACGGGTGTCGGCCGGGCTTGTCCATCCATGCCTGGTACGCCTCGGCACCCATCTGCGCTGGACGCCCCGCGGTTCGATCGTTTTGTCCAGGAAATTTTCGTTTGATCCAGATTACCCGCCGAGCGCCGGCCTCTCACGCCGTGGCCATGACCGGGGCCCCGCTGTCCGCGTCGATGACGCTGACCCGGACGGCGGGCTCGCGCACCGTGTCCAGGCTGGCCGCGGCGTCCACAGCGAAGAGCACCAGAACGGGCCTGGCGGCCGTGCCGCCACCGTGCACCCCGGCGAACTGGAGGATGCGCCAGCCGCCGTCGTCCCAGTGGTCCAGCAGCGCGGAGCGCACCACGCGGGAGGCGCTCTGCCAGGCGCGCGAGCGCTCCAGCAGTTCGACGGTCGCGGCGACCGGGACCGCCGCCGGGGCACCGGCCGCGGCGAGCGGATGTCCGGTCGCGGCGAGGGGGTGTCCGGTCGCGGCGAGGGGGTGTCCGGCGATCCGCAGCCGCAGTCGGCGCAACGGCATTCGCCAGCGGCGGTCCGGATCGGCGGAGAGGGCCGTCAGGGCCGCCGCCGCGGCCAGGACCAGGCACAGCGCCGCGGCCGGACGGCGGGCCGCCGCGGTCCACCAGGGCTGCTGGGCCAGGGCCGCCGCGACCCCGCCCGCGAGAACCGCGGCGGCGCGGACGAAGGCGCGCCAGGTGAGGGGGGCGTCCTGCCGTGCCGTACAGCCGCAGGAGGAGCCGGGCGCGGCGGCGTGGGCGTAGCCGAGATAGCCGAGGAAGCCCGCGCCGAGGAGGGCTGCCGCCGCTCCCGGGAGCGGAGTGGCGGGCGGCGCCAGCAGCGCGGCGGCGAGGAGGAGTTCGACCGCGCCGAGGGCGCGCAGGACGAGCGCGGCCCGGCCGCCGTCGCGCAGCAGCCGTGCGAGCGCGGTACGGGGCGCCTGCCGGGCGGTGCCCCGGCCGAACAGCTTGCCCGCCCCGGCCGGTCCGAGCACCCCGGCGAGCACCAGCGGGGCGAGGGCGCAGACCAGGGCGCTCACCGCCGCCTCCCCGCACCGGGCGCGACCGCGACCCGGACGAGGTCCACAGAGCCGTCGGACGGCCGCCACGCGCCCAGGACCTGGGCGCTCTGCCCGATGGTGAGCCGGGACAGATCGGCGGTGGGCGAGGCGTCGCCGTACGCGGCGCTGGTGGTCCGCGCCATGAGGTTGCCGACGATCTCGTGCTGCCCGTGGGCGAGATGCAGCCGGGTCTTCTCGATACCGCGGATGGTGGCGTGGAGGTTCACGATGTTGACCCACACGGCGTCGGCGGCGAGGGTGCCGTCGGGCAGGGGGAGGCCGCGGGCGTAGAGCCCGTCGCCGGTCTCGATGTCGGCCGCGGTGGTGGCCCGGGCCTTCCAGACGCTGGTGGCGTTCGTGACCCGCACGCGGGAGTGGTCGCCGTAGGAGCCCGCGACCTCCAGGACGTCGTGGTTGATCGCGGTGATCCGCCCCTCGGCGAAGGCGCTCTCGGCGACCGCGGGGTCCAGGGGGCGGATGGGTGCGGCGAAGGCGGCGTCGGCGTCCACGGCGCCCAGGGCGGTCGCCCCGATGACTCCGGTGCCGAGGGCTCCTGTGCTCAGGGCTCCCGTGCTCAGGGCTCCCGTGCCGATGACGGTGGCGCCGCGGAGGGCGGCGGCGGTGAGGAAGCGACGGCGGCCGAGGGGGTCGCCGGTTCGGTACGCGCTCATGGCCGGGCCCGCCTCATTCGAAGATGGAGACCGGCAGGGTGCCGGAGCTCAGGCTGCCGATGGCGGAGAAGGCGGCGGGGGTGAGGTCGATGACGCGGTTGGTGCGGCAGACCCCGTCGCAGCAGGTGGACTCGGAGCAGAAGCTGCGGGTGCGCGGGCCGCAGTCGCTGACGGTGACACAGACGCTCGCGCCCGAGCAGTCATGGCGCACCTTCATCACGGAGCCGCAGCCGCGCCGGGGTATGTCCTCGCCGCACAGGTCCGGCCGGGTGAGGTCCCAGCACGCCTTGGAGGCGTTGGGCCAGGCCGCCTGCAGGGCGCTGGAGCGGCAGGTGCCGCACGCTCCACCGCCCGCCGAGGCGCACGGACCCCAGGCGTTGCCACAACAGAACCAGGTGGCCTCGCCGTTCCAGAGCTTGGTCGATCCGCACGCCATGCCACTGTCCTCCCGGCTTCGGTCCGGCCCTCGCAGCAGCACCATCATCCGTGGGGCCGGGAACGGCCGCCACGGGAAGGCGTCCGGTCGGAGTCCGCGTCAGCGGCGGGGGGCTCCACAACCGCTCGACGATCGTGACGTGCTCTCCGTCGATCTGCCGTGCCCGCGTTCTCGCGCCCTGACCGGTCTTGATCCATGCTGTACCGACCATCAGTGAGCACACAGCGAGGTATGCGCGGATGCACCGTCCACGGCCCACCCTGGAGAGCGTGGCGCGGCGCGCGGGTGTCTCGCGCGCCACCGTCTCCCGTGTCGTCAACGGCTCCACCAAGGTCGCCGAGGAGAGCCGGGAGGCGGTGCTGGACGCGATCCAGGAGCTGGGCTACGTCCCCAACCAGGCGGCCCGCAGCCTGGTCACCCAGCGCACCGACTCCTTCGCGCTGGTGCTCCCCGAGGAGCCGGGCCGGGTCTTCTCCGACGACCGGTTCTTCCCGGGCGTGGTGCGCGGGGTCAGCCAGGAGCTGGAGTCCGCGGACAAGCAGCTCGTGCTGATGATGGCCCGCTCCCCCGCCAGCCGTGACCGCATCGAGCGGTTCGCCCTGGCCCGCCATGTCGACGGGGTCATGGTCGCCTCGATGCACGGCGCCGATCCGCTGCCGGCCGCGCTGGCCCGGATGGGCATCCCGGTGGTCTGCAACGAGCGGGTGCTGAGCCCGGCCTCACCACCGTACGTAGGGGTGGACAACGCGGCGGGCGCGGCGCTGGCCGTGGAGCACCTGATCCGCTCCGGGCGCACCCGTATCGCCACGGTCGCGGGCCCCCAGGACATGGTCGCCGGGATCGACCGGCTCTCGGGCTACCGGACGGCGCTGTCCGGGGCGCGGCTGGAGGCGTACGTCGCGGTCGGGGACTTCACCCAGGAGTCCGGGGCGGTCGCGATACGGGAGCTGCTGGACCGGGAGCCCCGGCTGGACGGGGTGTTCGTGGCCTCCGACCTGATGGCGATCGGGGCGCTGCGGGCGCTGCGCCGGACCGGCCGACGGGTGCCGGACGACGTGGCGGTGGTCGGCTTCGACGACATCGAGCCCGCGCGCTACACCGAACCCCCGCTGACCACCGTGCGCCAGCCCATCGGCGGGATCGGCCGCCGGCTGGCCCGCCAACTGCTGCGGCTGACGGCCGGGGAGACGATCGAACCGGCGCTGGTGTTGCCCACCGAGTTGGTGATTCGCGAGTCGGCGTAGCCGAGGGCATGACGGGGTGTCCCGCACCGCACCATGCCACCCCTCGGCGGAGGCGCCGCCACGGCTCAGCCGCCACCCGCATACCGCGGCAGCCACGCGCGAAAGTCCCGTTCGAACCCGTCGTAGCGGCGCCGCAGCTCGGCACCGGGCCAGTCCCGCGGCAGCAGCCGAGCGGGGAGGACGGGGTCGGCAAGGAGGTGCCGGAGGGCCGCGGCCGCGACGGTGAACCGTTCGGCCGGTTCCTCCGCGTCGTCCAGCGCCGCGCCGAGCAGCCTGGCCTGGCGGGCCCAGCCGTCCAGGTCCCACAGGCGCGCGGCGAGCTCGGCCGGATCGCCCTCCGGCGCGCCGGTGAACCAGCCGCACTGCTCGGCGGCGACATCCGGGCGCGGGTGGACGAGATTGGCGGGGCGCATCCAGGTGCCCTCGCGCAGTTCGGCCAGGCGCAGGGCCGCCATGGCCTGGCGGAGGGCGGCGCGCTCGGCCGCCTCGCGGCGGTCGGAGGTGACGATCGCGATCTCCCAGCCGCCGTCCCAGCGCCGGGTGCGGGGGGCGCGGCTGTCGTCCTGCCGCGCCTGGCGGGCCAGCAGGCGATCGGTGAGCCGGTAGGTGCCGTCGTTCTGCTGCAGGTCACCGGCCGCGACCATACGGGTGAGCGCGACCCGGACGGTGCCCTCGGCGGTGCCGAAGAGCGCGCCGACGCGCACCAGCGCGCGGGCGGGAAGCTGGGGCGGGTGATGGCCCAGCAGGGTGCTGAGCACGATCGAGCGCGCGGTCAGCGGCCGCAGGGTGAGCGTTCCGGTGTCGGTGTCGGTATCGGTGTCGTCCATGGCTACGCGAAACCCTATCCATTACAGTTCTGAATCGCGCATGATGGAAGTGTAAGACTCCCGCCTGCCCGCCCGCCCCACCGGCCGCCCGGTCCCGGGAGACCGCCGCGAACGAGGAGATGTCTGCCATGAGCGCTACGCACGAGGTCCTCAACCAGGCCCCGCCGCTCGTCGGCTTCAGCACGGCGGACGACCCGGCCCTGCTGGAGGCCCTGCGGCGGGACGGCGGCGGCTGGGGCGAGCCGGAGGTGCGGGACCTGGGCGCGCGGGCCGGTTCCGCGGAGGTCCAGGACTGGGCGCGGATGGCCGAGGAGCACTCTCCGGTGCTGCACACCCATGACCGTTACGGCCATCGCATCGACGAGGTCGAGTACCACCCCGCCTACCACCGGCTGATGGACGTCGCCGTGGAGAGCGGCCAGCACGCGGCGGCGTGGAGCGAGACCCGCCCGGGCGCCCATCTGGTGCGCGCGGCCAAGTTCTACGCCTTCGCGCAGGCCGAGCCCGGCCATGGCTGCCCGATCTCCATGACGTACGCCGCGGTCCCGGCGCTGCGCGCCGAACCGGGGCTCGCCGCCGTGTACGAACCGCTGCTGGCCGCCCGCACGTACGACTTCGGGCTGCGGCCGCCGCTCGCCAAGCGGGGCCTGATCGCGGGCATGTCGATGACGGAGAAGCAGGGCGGCTCGGACGTCCGCGCCAACACCACCCAGGCCGTACCGGACGGTGCCGGTGGCTACGTCCTCACCGGCCACAAGTGGTTCACCTCCGCTCCGATGAGCGATGTCTTCCTGACGCTGGCCCAGACGGAGGAGGGGCTCACCTGCTTCCTGGTGCCCCGGGTGCTGCCGGACGGCAGCCGCAACCCGCTGCGGCTGATGCGGCTCAAGAACAAGCTGGGCAACCGCTCGAACGCGTCGGCCGAGATCGAGTACGAGTCCGCCATGGCCTGGCGGGTCGGCGAACCGGGCCGCGGGGTGCGGACCATCGTGGAGATGGTCAACGTCACCCGGCTGGACTGTGTCATCGGCTCGGCGGCGGGCATGCGGGCCGGGCTGCGTCAGGCGCTGCACCACGCCGAGCACCGCCGGGCGTTCGGGGCCGAGCTGGTCGACCAGCCGCTGATGCGCAATGTGCTCGCCGATCTGGCGGTGGAGTCGGAGGCGGCCACGACGCTCGCGATGCGGCTCGCGACCGCCCTGGACCGCGCGGAGGCGGGGGACGAGGGCGAGGCGGCGCTGCGCAGGCTGGGGCTCGCGGTGAGCAAGTACTGGGTGTGCAAGCGCGGCTCCACCCACGCCGCCGAGGCCCTGGAGTGCCTGGGCGGCAACGGCTATGTGGAGGAGTCCGGCATGCCGCGCCTGTATCGCGAGGCGCCGCTGCTGTCGATCTGGGAGGGCTCGGGGAATGTCGCGGCGCTCGATGTGCTGCGCGCGCTGGGCCGGGAGTCGGGTGCGCTGGAGGTGTTCCTGGCCGAGGTCGACACCGCGGCCGGGGCCGACGCCCGGCTGGACGCGGCCGTGGACCGGCTGCGCGGGCTGCTGCCGCAGCTCACCGACCCCGAGCGGGCGCAGCTGATGGCGCGCCGCCTGGCCGAGCAGATGACGCTGGTGCTGCAGGGCAGCCTGCTGGTGCGGTACAGCCATCCGGCGGTCGCCGACGCGTTCTGCGCCTCGCGGCTGGACGGGGACTGGGGGCATGCCTTCGGCACCCTGCCGCCCGGTACGGACACCGGCCCGATCCTGGAGCGCGCCCGCCCGAAGGACGCGCGGTGACGCCCACGGAGGACTCGGGGAAAGCCGTGGACGCGGCCGGTGCGCCCCTTACGGTTCGCACGGAGCGGGAGGGCCCGGTCACCACGGTCGTGCTCTCCCGCCCCGAGGTGCGCAACGCCGTCGACGGCGCGACCGCCACGGCGCTGGCCGACGCCTTCCGCGCCTTCGACGCCGACCCGGCGGCGCGGGTCGCGGTGCTGTGGGGCGAGGGCGGCACCTTCTGCTCCGGCGCCGATCTGAAGGCGGTCGGCACAGCGCGCGGCAATCGGGTGGCCGAGGACGGCGACGGCCCGATGGGACCCACCCGGCTGCGGCTGTCCAAGCCGGTGATCGCGGCGGTCAGCGGCCACGCCGTGGCGGGCGGGCTGGAGTTGGCGCTCTGGTGCGATCTGCGCGTCGCCGAGGAGGACGCGGTCTTCGGGGTGTTCTGCCGCCGCTGGGGCGTCCCGCTGATCGACGGCGGAACGGTACGGCTGCCACGGCTGATCGGCGCGAGCCGGGCGATGGACCTGGTGCTGACGGGCCGGCCGGTGCCGGCCGACGAGGCGTACGCAATCGGGCTCGCCAACCGCCTCGTACCACCGGGACGGGCGCGCGCGGAGGCGGAACGGCTGGCGGCCCGGATCGCCGGCTTTCCGCAGACGTGTCTGCGCTCGGACCGGGCCTCGCTGCTGGGACAGGAGGGGCTGCCGGAGGACGAGGCCATGGCGCGGGAGCTGCGCCACGGTCAGGCCACGCTGGCCGAGGGGCTGGACGGCGCGGCGCGGTTCGCGGCGGGCGCGGGTCGGCATGGGAGCTTCGGCGCGCCGTGACCAGGGGCGGGGCCGCCGCGGGGCGAGCCGAACGCCATGAGGTGAATGTCCTCCGGTAAACCTCGAAGCGCCAATGTCCGGGTCTATTCCCCTATTCGGGGGAATCCCAGTGTTCACACGGCTGGCGGGCGCCTGTTCGGCGGAACATCTCCTCGTGAAGCGATGGCAGCGCGTATGGCGTGCGGGGGTCCTGACCACTGCCCTTGTCCTCGCCTCGGCGGGGGCGACAGCCCTGGCCGACCAGGACGGTGACGGTCCGGCGGCCGCGTCCGCCTCCCCACGGCCGACGGCCGGTGCCCGGCCCGGGACCGGGGGCCCGGACCACGGACCGCACGTCTGGGTGAAGATCCGGATCGGTCCGGGCCTGTGCGTCTGCGTCGCCGCCTCGGCGGGCCCGGTCGGCTTCTTCGCCCACTACGGCTGGTGCCCCAAGCCGAAGCCCACGCCGACCCCGACCCCGACCCCGACGCCTACGCCAACACCCACACCCACGCCCACGCCCACCCCGACGCCGACACCAACCCCGACGTCCACCCCCAGCCCGTCCGCCACACCGACCCCTACGCCCACGCCCACGCGGACCCCGAGCCCCACTCCCACATCCACCCGGACGCCGCGGGTCCCTTCCCTCACGCCCTCTCCGCGGCTTCCCACGCCGGGGCCCACACCCGAGCCCGCGCTTCCGCTGCCGTCCCCGCCCCTGCGCACCAAGCCTCCGGCCTCACCCCCCACGCCGGTTCCCACACCGACCAGGACCCGTGCCGTCGAGGTGCACGCGTATCAGAAGCCCACGCGCCAAAAGCCCGACAACGGCACCTCCCTGGTCACCTTCACCCTGCTGCTCACCGCGCCCGCGGTCCTCGCGGCCGCCGCTCTCCGTCCCCGTTCGCGCTCCGCCGGGCGCGGCGGGCGGCGCGGCTGAGGGCTCACTGTCGAACCGCTTGGGAGGTTATGCATGCCCGAATGGCTGATTATGGTCCTGGTGATGGCCGGGACCTGCGCGGTCGTGGTCACCGGGGCGGTCCTCAACGCCCGCCGGCTCGGGGACGAGGACGATCCGGACGAGACCCCCGATGTCCTCGACTACATGATCATGATGATCGGCGTGGTCTACGCGATCGTGCTGGGCCTGGCGATCGCCGGTGTCTGGGAGGGCCGTTCCGCCGCGCAGGACGGGGTCCGTACGGAGGCGCAGGCGCTGCATGAGGTGGTCGAGCGGTCGAGCGTCTACCCCGGCCCGGTGCGCGACCGCATCCGCGACGACGTGGACGCGTATGTGGACCATGTGGTGCACACGGAGTGGAAGGTGATGATCGACAAGGGCGAGCTCACCGACCGCGGCGGCGAGCTGCTGAGCACCCTGCGCCGCGACGTCACCCTCGCGACACCGCACAGCGATCTCCAGTCGCAGGCGTATCAGCCGCTGGTGGATCAGGTGGCCGCCGTGGACGACGCGCGGAACGCCCGGCAGCAGAGCGCGGGGCCCACGATGCCCCATCTGGTCTGGTTCGGCCTGGTGCTCGGCGCGGCGCTGGTGGTCGGGCTGGTCTTCACCCTGCAGATCCGCCGCTCGCCCCGGGAGCTGATGCTCGCGGTGATGTTCACCGCGCTCATCGTCTTCCTGCTCTTCCTGGTGTGGGACTTCGACGCGCCTTTCGGCCGGTCGGTCGGCGATTCGACCACGGCCTTCACCGATTTGTTCCCCAGCGCACGGGGAGGGTCTTGAGCCCGTTCTGGAAGTTGGAGGTGAGCCGCACCGGCTCACCCGCCCGGCGCAGCCCCGGCAGCCGGTCCAGGGTGGCGCGCAGCATGGCCCGCATCTGGACGCGGGCCAGATGCGCGCCCAGGCAGACATGCGGTCCGAAGCCGAAGCTCAGATGGTCGTTGGGGGTGCGGGTGATGTCGAACCGGTCGGGGTCGGTGAAGACCGCCTCGTCGCGGTTGGCCGAGGCGTGGAAGACGACGACCTTCGCACCGCGCCGGATGAGCCGTCCGCCCAGTTCCACATCGCGGGTGGCGGTGCGCCGGAAGTCGATGACGGGTGGCCAGAAGCGCAGCATCTCCTCCACTGCCGGGCCGGTCAGCTCGGGCCGGTCGCGCAGCAGCCGCAGGCTCTCGGGGTGGTCGAGCAGGGTGAGCAGCCCGCCGGGGATGCCGTTGCGCAGCGTCTCGTTGCCCGCCACGGCGAAGAGGAAGAACATGTTCTCGAACTCGTCCCGGCTCAGCCCGCCCTCGCGCATCCGCGCCATCACACTGCCTGGACGGGGCCGCTCGGCGAGCGCGTGGGCGTAGGCGAACATGTCGGCCAGGGCCTCGCGGGAGCGCGGGTTCATCGGCCGGCCGTCGGGGCGTCGGGCCGCCGGGGCCGGTCTGCGGGCGAGGGCGGCGCGCCCCATGGGGCTCAGCTCCTCGATGGCCACGGTGGACGATCCGGCGTAGTCGGCGTCCTGGTAGCCGATGACCCTGTCGGCCCAGTCGAACAACAACCGCCGGTCGCCCTCTGGGATACCCATCACATGGGCGAGGGTCCAGACCGGCAGATCGGCGGCGAGCTCGACGAAGTCGGTCTCGCCGCGCCCGGCCACGGAGTCCACGAGCGCCGCCGCGCGCTCCTCGATGACCTCCTCCAGCTCCCGTACGGCGCGCGGGGTGAAGGCCGCGGCGACGATACGGCGGGTGCGGGAGTGGTCGGGCGGGTCCTGGTTGAGCATCATCGCCCGCACGAACTCCAGATCGGCGGAGGTGTCGGGGTCGCGGATCTGAGTGGCCCCGAGGTGGGAGGAGAAGACCTCGGGGGTGCGCAGGACGTGTTTGACATCGGCGTGCCGGAACACCGCCCAGAAGCCGGGGCCGGCCGGCCAGGCCCCGACCGCGGGCTCCTCGATCCGGCAGACCGGGCGGGTGGTGCGCAGTTCGGCGAAGAGCGCGTAGGGGACAGCGGCGGTGTAGGTCTCGGGAAGGAACGCCTCGACAGGGTTCACAGCCGAGACCGTACGGCGCCGCCCTCCGGGCCCGTCAAGACGCCCGGAGCCCACCGGCCCCCTGAGCCCACCCGAGACCCCCTGAGCCCATCAGACACCTCGCCCCCACCGGACCCCGCGACCCCACCGGACCCCGTGGGCCAACCGGACCCGGTAGGCCAACCGGACCCCGTAGGCCAACCGGACCCCGTGGGCCCACCGGACGCCCCGGGCCCGCCGGAGACCGTGAGCCCGTCGGACGCCGTGCGGCCCCTACGGCACCGGCACCGGGAGGATCCGGCGCAGCGGGTCCTCCGGCAGCCGGCCGTGGGCCTTCCACTCCCGGGGGTAACCGACCGAGACCTCCTGGAACTTCACCCCGTCCTCCACCGTGGTCCGGGGGATGTGCAGATGGCCGTAGACGACGGTCTCGGCCCGGAACCGCACATGCCAGTCGGCGGTCAGCTCGGTGCCGCACCACAGCGCGAAGTCGGGGTAGCGCAGCACCCGGGTGGGCAGCCGGGTCATCGGCCAGTGGTTGATGAGCACGGTCCGCAGCCCCGGGTCGACGGCCGACAGCCGGGCCTCGGTCTCGGCCACCCGGGCCCGGCACCACGCGTCGCGGGTGGGGTACGGGTCGGGGTGCAGGAAGTGCTCGTCGGTGCAGACCACGCCCACCTCATGGGCGTGGGCCAGCGCGGCCTCCTTGGTGGCCATGCCGTCGAGGCGGAAGGTGTAGTCGTAGAGCAGGAACAGCGGGGCGATGACCAGCGGTCCGCCGATGCCTTCCCAGAGGGGGTAGGGGTCCTCGGGGGTGACGATGCCCTTGGCCCGGCACATCTCCACCAGCGCCTCGTAGCGCGCCACCCCCCGGACTTCCAAGGGGTCCTTGGGATGGGTCCACAGCTCGTGGTTTCCCGGTGACCAGATGACTTTGGCGAAGCGCTCGCTCAGCAGGCCGAGGACCTCCTCGATCTCGGAGAAGACCTCGCCGACGTCCCCCGCGACGATCAGCCAGTCGTCGTCGGAGCCGGGCCGCAGCCGCTCCACGATCGCCCGGTTCTCCGAATAGGCCACATGCAGGTCGCTGATTGCGAGGAGTTCGCCCCCGTGGGTGCCACCCATTGTCTCTCCTGTCGTACGGTGGCGGTCATGACGCGGTCGCGGTGCTCACGCGCCGCGGGACGGGCCGGGTGATCACCGGACCGTCCCTGGCGCTAGCCTCGCAGATGTGGTGGACAAACTCCCTCCGTCTTTTGAACGGGGAACCGACGGACCCAAGGTCATCGTCGCCGGACTCGACGGTTCCGAATCTTCCTGGCGTGCCACGGCCTACGCCGCCGGACTGGCCAGACGCCAGAAGGCGCTGCTCGTCGTGGTCTATATCCAGCCGGTGCTGGCCGCCGGGGCGGCGCTGGGTGCCTCGGTGGCCGACACCACGGGCGAGGTGGCCGAGGAGCTGATGACGGAGATGCGGGAGGCCACCGAGCGGCTGCGCGGGGTCTTCGACGTGCGCTGGGAGTTCCACACTTTCCGGGGCGATCCGTACAACGGCCTGGCCCAGGCGGCCGATGAGCTGAAGGCCGACGCCGTGGTGGTGGGCGCGTCCGAGCAGGCCGGGCACCGCTTCATCGGCTCGGTGGCCGTACGGCTGGTCAAGGCGGGCCGCTGGCCGGTCACGGTGGTGCCGTAGAGCCCCTGCCGGCTCGCGGAGCCCGGCGCGGTGAGGCACGGTGGGAGAAACGAACGGACCACCCCACGGACCGGGGAGACTGCCATGGCCCACACCTACCGGGTGAGCGAGATCGTCGGCTCGTCCACCGAGAGCGTCGACGACGCGATCCGCACCGCCATCGGCCGTGCCTCCAAGACGCTGCGCAATCTTGACTGGTTCGAGGTCGGTCAAGTGCGCGGGCATATCGAGGACGGCCGGATCGCGCACTACCAGGTGGGGCTGAAGGTCGGATTCCGGCTCGAGGACCCCGACTGACCCCGGCCGGGCCCGCGGCACAGCGGGCACGGCCTCGGCGGTCGCGTGCTCAGCCACGGGGCACGACGGTGGAGAGCACGGACGGCAGCGGATACCAGTCGGCGGTCGCGAAGCTGGCGTGCCGGGCGGCGAGTTCGGACACCCGCGTGCGCGCCTGGTCCTCGGTGGGGCTGGTGCCGTCGATCGCGGGCGCCACGTTGTGCGCGTCCGTCATGATCAGCAGGTAGTGGCGGTCGTCGTACCAGGCGGTGTCCACACCGCTGGTGACATACGTCGACGCGTCCCCGTCGAAGACCACGAACCACGGCCGGAGGGTGGCGTCGGTGTAGCGGGTGCGCGGGTCGCCCGAGGCGGCGCCGTGGACGGCGGGGAAGGCGGCGGCCTGACCGAGCTTCCCGGCGGCGGACAGGTCCCGCAGATGGGTGGCGTACTCACGGTCGGTCCACAGCGAGTCCAGCGGGTTGTTCTCCTCGACGGTGCCCGGGATCAGCTCGACGACGAACTTGCCCGCGAGCGCGGAGCGGGACGGCCAGCCGTCCGCCCGCACCGCCTCGTCGAGGTTGGCGTGGCCGCCCACCACATCCGCCGGGCGCAGCAGCGCGTCGCCCAGGGTGGCGCCGAGGAGGGCGTCGAGGTCGCCCGGGCCGCGTCCGCTCTTGCCGTAGAAGCCGTCCTTCATCTCCACCTTGATGAAGACGGGACGGTGGCCCGGATGGGCCTGGTGCCAGGCCCGCATGTCGGCGAGGCAGCCGGTCAGGCTCTGGTCACGGGGCTTGGTGCGCAGCTCGTCCGGGCCGGCGGCGTTCTCGCAGTTGTTGTCGTTGCCGAGCGGATTGCCGTGCGAGACCCGCCAGCCGGCGCCGAACGCATTGGTCCACACATCGAGTTCCAGGAGCGAGGCGCCGGAGTCCAGCGCGTCGGCGAAGTACGGATACTTGGCCTTTTCGTACGCGTTGTGCACCCCTACCGAGGTGGTGGCGGAATAGGACGGATCGTCCGCGGCGGCGGGCCGGGCCTCCGCCGGTGCCGTCAGACACAGTGCGGCCGCCGCCGCGGCGACCGCCACCGTCCCCGTGCGCCGGGCATGACCGCGCGCCGGATTCCCCACCCTGCCCATGTGTCCCCACCCTCGTCGACAACCCGACCAACTGGGCAGAAGCGTACGGGAGTCGCGTCACGGGTTACGAGGCGCTATGGGTCACAGCGGGACGGGCCTCGCGGCGGTG is from Streptomyces hygroscopicus and encodes:
- a CDS encoding cell wall protein is translated as MSAYRTGDPLGRRRFLTAAALRGATVIGTGALSTGALSTGALGTGVIGATALGAVDADAAFAAPIRPLDPAVAESAFAEGRITAINHDVLEVAGSYGDHSRVRVTNATSVWKARATTAADIETGDGLYARGLPLPDGTLAADAVWVNIVNLHATIRGIEKTRLHLAHGQHEIVGNLMARTTSAAYGDASPTADLSRLTIGQSAQVLGAWRPSDGSVDLVRVAVAPGAGRRR
- a CDS encoding Rare lipoprotein A; translated protein: MACGSTKLWNGEATWFCCGNAWGPCASAGGGACGTCRSSALQAAWPNASKACWDLTRPDLCGEDIPRRGCGSVMKVRHDCSGASVCVTVSDCGPRTRSFCSESTCCDGVCRTNRVIDLTPAAFSAIGSLSSGTLPVSIFE
- a CDS encoding LacI family transcriptional regulator; this translates as MHRPRPTLESVARRAGVSRATVSRVVNGSTKVAEESREAVLDAIQELGYVPNQAARSLVTQRTDSFALVLPEEPGRVFSDDRFFPGVVRGVSQELESADKQLVLMMARSPASRDRIERFALARHVDGVMVASMHGADPLPAALARMGIPVVCNERVLSPASPPYVGVDNAAGAALAVEHLIRSGRTRIATVAGPQDMVAGIDRLSGYRTALSGARLEAYVAVGDFTQESGAVAIRELLDREPRLDGVFVASDLMAIGALRALRRTGRRVPDDVAVVGFDDIEPARYTEPPLTTVRQPIGGIGRRLARQLLRLTAGETIEPALVLPTELVIRESA
- a CDS encoding PaaX family transcriptional regulator translates to MDDTDTDTDTGTLTLRPLTARSIVLSTLLGHHPPQLPARALVRVGALFGTAEGTVRVALTRMVAAGDLQQNDGTYRLTDRLLARQARQDDSRAPRTRRWDGGWEIAIVTSDRREAAERAALRQAMAALRLAELREGTWMRPANLVHPRPDVAAEQCGWFTGAPEGDPAELAARLWDLDGWARQARLLGAALDDAEEPAERFTVAAAALRHLLADPVLPARLLPRDWPGAELRRRYDGFERDFRAWLPRYAGGG
- a CDS encoding acyl-CoA dehydrogenase, whose product is MSATHEVLNQAPPLVGFSTADDPALLEALRRDGGGWGEPEVRDLGARAGSAEVQDWARMAEEHSPVLHTHDRYGHRIDEVEYHPAYHRLMDVAVESGQHAAAWSETRPGAHLVRAAKFYAFAQAEPGHGCPISMTYAAVPALRAEPGLAAVYEPLLAARTYDFGLRPPLAKRGLIAGMSMTEKQGGSDVRANTTQAVPDGAGGYVLTGHKWFTSAPMSDVFLTLAQTEEGLTCFLVPRVLPDGSRNPLRLMRLKNKLGNRSNASAEIEYESAMAWRVGEPGRGVRTIVEMVNVTRLDCVIGSAAGMRAGLRQALHHAEHRRAFGAELVDQPLMRNVLADLAVESEAATTLAMRLATALDRAEAGDEGEAALRRLGLAVSKYWVCKRGSTHAAEALECLGGNGYVEESGMPRLYREAPLLSIWEGSGNVAALDVLRALGRESGALEVFLAEVDTAAGADARLDAAVDRLRGLLPQLTDPERAQLMARRLAEQMTLVLQGSLLVRYSHPAVADAFCASRLDGDWGHAFGTLPPGTDTGPILERARPKDAR
- a CDS encoding enoyl-CoA hydratase, producing the protein MTPTEDSGKAVDAAGAPLTVRTEREGPVTTVVLSRPEVRNAVDGATATALADAFRAFDADPAARVAVLWGEGGTFCSGADLKAVGTARGNRVAEDGDGPMGPTRLRLSKPVIAAVSGHAVAGGLELALWCDLRVAEEDAVFGVFCRRWGVPLIDGGTVRLPRLIGASRAMDLVLTGRPVPADEAYAIGLANRLVPPGRARAEAERLAARIAGFPQTCLRSDRASLLGQEGLPEDEAMARELRHGQATLAEGLDGAARFAAGAGRHGSFGAP
- a CDS encoding membrane protein, whose protein sequence is MPEWLIMVLVMAGTCAVVVTGAVLNARRLGDEDDPDETPDVLDYMIMMIGVVYAIVLGLAIAGVWEGRSAAQDGVRTEAQALHEVVERSSVYPGPVRDRIRDDVDAYVDHVVHTEWKVMIDKGELTDRGGELLSTLRRDVTLATPHSDLQSQAYQPLVDQVAAVDDARNARQQSAGPTMPHLVWFGLVLGAALVVGLVFTLQIRRSPRELMLAVMFTALIVFLLFLVWDFDAPFGRSVGDSTTAFTDLFPSARGGS
- a CDS encoding cytochrome P450, whose product is MGSGRLDGPGGRRRTVSAVNPVEAFLPETYTAAVPYALFAELRTTRPVCRIEEPAVGAWPAGPGFWAVFRHADVKHVLRTPEVFSSHLGATQIRDPDTSADLEFVRAMMLNQDPPDHSRTRRIVAAAFTPRAVRELEEVIEERAAALVDSVAGRGETDFVELAADLPVWTLAHVMGIPEGDRRLLFDWADRVIGYQDADYAGSSTVAIEELSPMGRAALARRPAPAARRPDGRPMNPRSREALADMFAYAHALAERPRPGSVMARMREGGLSRDEFENMFFLFAVAGNETLRNGIPGGLLTLLDHPESLRLLRDRPELTGPAVEEMLRFWPPVIDFRRTATRDVELGGRLIRRGAKVVVFHASANRDEAVFTDPDRFDITRTPNDHLSFGFGPHVCLGAHLARVQMRAMLRATLDRLPGLRRAGEPVRLTSNFQNGLKTLPVRWGTNR